From Sphingopyxis sp. MWB1, a single genomic window includes:
- the rpsD gene encoding 30S ribosomal protein S4 produces the protein MSKRQSAKYKLDRRMGENIWGRPKSPVNRREYGPGQHGQRRKGKMSDYGIQLRAKQKLKGYYGDITEKQFKRNYFEAARMKGDTGQNLIGLLERRLDAIVYRSKFAPTIFAARQLVSHGHVYVNGVKCNIASRLVKPGDEVTLGKKAQEMALVAEAQSLPERDLPEYVAVDGTKATFVRVPTLDEVPYPVKMEPNLVVEFYSR, from the coding sequence ATGTCAAAGCGCCAGAGCGCCAAGTATAAACTCGACCGCCGGATGGGCGAAAACATCTGGGGTCGCCCGAAAAGCCCCGTCAATCGCCGCGAATATGGCCCCGGCCAGCATGGTCAGCGCCGCAAGGGCAAAATGTCCGATTATGGCATTCAGCTGCGCGCAAAGCAGAAGCTGAAGGGCTATTATGGCGACATCACCGAAAAGCAGTTCAAGCGCAATTATTTCGAAGCTGCGCGTATGAAGGGCGACACCGGTCAGAATCTGATCGGTCTGCTGGAGCGCCGCCTCGACGCGATCGTCTATCGTTCGAAATTCGCGCCGACCATCTTTGCCGCGCGGCAGCTGGTCAGCCATGGTCACGTCTATGTTAACGGCGTGAAGTGCAACATCGCCAGCCGCCTCGTAAAGCCCGGCGATGAAGTCACCCTAGGCAAAAAGGCGCAGGAAATGGCACTCGTTGCCGAGGCCCAGAGCCTGCCCGAGCGCGACCTGCCGGAGTATGTCGCCGTCGATGGCACCAAGGCCACCTTTGTCCGCGTCCCCACGCTCGACGAAGTTCCTTATCCGGTGAAAATGGAACCGAATCTGGTCGTCGAATTTTATTCACGCTGA
- the glyA gene encoding serine hydroxymethyltransferase, with the protein MTTDLAPSPIRSAGFFSESVTTADPAVAAAMQNELEREQHQIELIASENIVSKAVLEAQGSVFTNKYAEGYPGRRYYQGCAPSDEVETLAIERAKQLFNCGYVNVQPHSGAQANGAVMLALTKPGATIMGMSLDAGGHLTHGAAPAMSGKWYNAVQYGVRPDDHLVDFDQVEALAKEHRPSLIIAGGSAYPRTLDFARFRAIADDVGALLMVDMAHFAGLVAGGEHPSPLEHAHVVTTTTHKTLRGPRGGMILTNDEAIAKRINSAVFPGLQGGPLMHVIAAKAVAFGEALRPEFKDYAKATIANARALAGRLKARGADVVAGGTDTHLALIDLRPLGITGRDADEALERSAITCNKNGIPFDPLPPVKTSGIRVGSPAGTTRGFGVAEFEEIGDMVADVLDALRDKGEAGDAAVEADVRARVRTLCERFPIYQG; encoded by the coding sequence ATGACCACCGACCTTGCCCCTTCCCCCATTCGTTCGGCCGGTTTCTTTTCCGAAAGCGTGACAACCGCCGATCCCGCGGTTGCAGCAGCGATGCAGAATGAACTGGAGCGCGAACAGCATCAGATCGAGCTGATTGCTTCTGAAAACATCGTTTCCAAGGCAGTACTGGAAGCACAGGGCAGCGTTTTCACCAATAAATATGCCGAAGGATATCCCGGACGCCGCTATTATCAGGGCTGCGCGCCGTCGGACGAGGTGGAAACGCTGGCCATTGAGCGGGCTAAGCAGCTCTTCAACTGCGGCTATGTCAATGTGCAGCCGCATTCGGGCGCGCAGGCCAATGGCGCGGTGATGCTGGCGCTGACCAAGCCGGGCGCGACGATCATGGGGATGAGCCTCGACGCGGGGGGGCACCTCACCCATGGTGCGGCTCCGGCCATGTCGGGAAAATGGTATAATGCGGTGCAATATGGCGTGCGCCCCGACGATCATCTCGTCGATTTCGACCAGGTCGAGGCGCTGGCGAAGGAGCATCGCCCCTCGCTGATCATCGCGGGTGGCTCGGCCTATCCGCGCACGCTGGACTTTGCGCGTTTTCGCGCCATTGCCGACGATGTTGGCGCGCTGTTGATGGTCGATATGGCGCATTTTGCGGGCCTCGTCGCGGGCGGCGAGCACCCCTCCCCGCTCGAACATGCCCATGTCGTCACGACCACCACGCACAAGACCTTGCGCGGACCGCGCGGCGGCATGATCCTGACCAATGACGAGGCGATTGCTAAGCGTATCAATTCGGCGGTGTTCCCCGGCCTGCAGGGCGGCCCGCTGATGCATGTCATCGCCGCCAAGGCGGTCGCCTTCGGCGAAGCGCTGCGCCCCGAGTTCAAAGATTATGCGAAAGCCACGATCGCCAATGCGCGGGCGCTAGCGGGTCGCCTGAAAGCGCGGGGCGCCGATGTCGTCGCGGGCGGCACCGACACCCACCTGGCGTTGATCGACCTGCGCCCGCTGGGCATTACGGGCCGCGACGCCGACGAAGCGCTGGAACGCAGCGCCATCACCTGCAACAAGAATGGCATTCCCTTCGACCCCTTGCCGCCGGTGAAGACGAGCGGCATTCGCGTCGGCTCGCCTGCCGGAACGACCCGCGGCTTCGGCGTCGCGGAGTTTGAGGAAATTGGCGATATGGTCGCCGATGTACTCGATGCACTTCGCGACAAGGGCGAAGCGGGCGATGCGGCGGTCGAAGCCGATGTTCGCGCCCGTGTGCGGACGCTCTGCGAACGTTTCCCAATCTATCAGGGCTAA
- the nrdR gene encoding transcriptional regulator NrdR, whose amino-acid sequence MRCPYCGHEDSQVKDSRPTEDGAAIRRRRQCEDCGARFTTFERIQLREVGVLKADGRREAFDREKLMRSVQIACRKRPVDGARIERMVSGIQRQLETSGENEVPAQQIGAMVMEALKGVDNVAYIRFASVYRDFTEAKDFEEFAATINAAAHQG is encoded by the coding sequence ATGCGCTGTCCCTATTGCGGCCATGAAGACAGTCAGGTGAAGGACAGCCGCCCCACCGAAGACGGGGCGGCCATCCGTCGGCGCCGCCAGTGCGAGGATTGCGGCGCGCGTTTCACCACCTTCGAGCGCATTCAGCTCCGCGAGGTCGGCGTCCTTAAGGCAGATGGGCGCCGGGAGGCTTTCGACCGGGAAAAACTGATGCGGAGCGTCCAGATCGCCTGTCGCAAGCGTCCCGTTGACGGCGCACGGATTGAGCGGATGGTGTCGGGTATCCAGCGCCAGCTGGAGACCTCCGGGGAAAATGAAGTGCCAGCACAGCAGATCGGGGCGATGGTGATGGAAGCGCTGAAGGGCGTCGATAATGTCGCCTATATCCGCTTCGCGAGCGTCTATCGCGACTTCACCGAGGCGAAGGATTTTGAAGAGTTCGCCGCGACGATTAATGCCGCGGCGCATCAGGGCTAG
- a CDS encoding cysteine desulfurase family protein, whose protein sequence is MIYLDYQATTPLAPEARAAMLRWLGDEEGFGNPASTHRAGRAAAAAVEVARDQVAALLPAGGRVYFTSGATEALNWALFRGSAAMPGGVAGLSIEHAASLQCLERLNAAILPVGADGVALPVDDALVPEGGIVAAMLVNNEVGTIQPVADIAAAAHAKNSLLLCDAVQGYGRIAIPEGPDLAAISAHKIHGPKGIGALWVRDGVDIEPLMVGGAQEQGMRSGTVSPALCAGFGAAAALAAERQEADAAHVERLWSLARDMLPQWTLNGADNPRYHGNLNIRREGVNGLRLMSDARNIAFSLGSACGSGSGKVSHVLRAMGLSEAEARASIRLGWGRYTSEEALREGLTAIREAARLQGVN, encoded by the coding sequence ATGATCTACCTCGACTATCAAGCCACGACCCCGCTGGCGCCCGAAGCGCGCGCCGCGATGCTGCGCTGGCTGGGGGATGAGGAAGGGTTCGGCAATCCGGCCAGCACCCACCGCGCGGGCCGCGCCGCGGCTGCCGCGGTCGAGGTTGCGCGTGATCAGGTCGCTGCGCTGCTGCCCGCGGGCGGGCGCGTCTATTTCACATCGGGTGCGACCGAGGCGCTCAACTGGGCCTTGTTCCGGGGCAGTGCCGCCATGCCCGGCGGCGTCGCTGGGCTCAGCATCGAACATGCGGCCTCGCTTCAATGTCTGGAGCGACTCAATGCCGCCATCCTTCCCGTTGGTGCCGATGGCGTCGCCCTGCCCGTGGACGACGCCCTTGTTCCGGAAGGCGGCATCGTTGCCGCCATGCTCGTTAACAATGAAGTGGGCACAATCCAGCCGGTGGCGGACATTGCCGCTGCTGCTCATGCCAAAAACAGCTTGCTGCTCTGTGACGCGGTGCAGGGCTATGGCCGCATCGCCATTCCCGAGGGGCCCGATCTTGCCGCGATTTCGGCGCACAAGATTCATGGGCCCAAGGGGATTGGCGCGCTGTGGGTCCGGGATGGCGTCGATATCGAACCGCTGATGGTCGGCGGAGCGCAGGAACAGGGGATGCGTTCGGGCACCGTCTCGCCCGCGCTATGTGCCGGTTTTGGGGCCGCCGCCGCGCTCGCCGCCGAGCGTCAGGAGGCCGATGCCGCGCATGTGGAGCGGCTCTGGTCGCTGGCGAGGGACATGCTGCCCCAATGGACGCTGAACGGCGCAGACAATCCGCGCTATCATGGCAATCTCAATATCCGGCGCGAAGGGGTTAATGGCCTGCGCCTCATGTCCGATGCGCGAAATATCGCCTTTTCGCTGGGCAGCGCCTGTGGCAGCGGTTCGGGGAAGGTCAGCCATGTGCTGCGCGCCATGGGGCTCAGCGAAGCCGAAGCGCGCGCTTCCATCCGCCTGGGATGGGGACGCTATACCAGCGAGGAAGCGCTGCGCGAGGGGCTGACCGCGATCCGGGAAGCGGCGCGGCTGCAAGGAGTGAATTGA
- a CDS encoding alpha/beta hydrolase, translating to MPDVIFPGPEGRIEGRFSPPPRPRAPLALILHPHPQGGGTMNDRITQAMYKSFVKRGFAVLRFNFRGVGRSQGTFDNGIGELSDAASALDWVQSIHPEAQTTWVAGFSFGAWIGMQLLMRRPEIRGFLSVAPPANMYDFSFLAPCPSSGILVAGGADEIVPPAAVQKLVDKLRTQKGITIHHDEIPRANHFFENELDQLMKSLDNYLDMRLAPDSPIR from the coding sequence TTGCCCGACGTTATTTTCCCCGGCCCCGAGGGTCGCATTGAAGGCCGCTTTTCTCCGCCGCCGCGCCCCCGCGCCCCGCTGGCCCTGATCCTTCACCCCCACCCCCAGGGCGGCGGCACGATGAACGACCGCATCACCCAGGCCATGTATAAAAGTTTTGTGAAGCGCGGCTTTGCCGTTCTGCGCTTCAACTTTCGCGGGGTCGGGCGCAGCCAGGGCACCTTTGACAACGGGATCGGCGAATTGTCCGATGCCGCGTCCGCGCTCGACTGGGTGCAGTCGATCCATCCCGAGGCGCAAACCACCTGGGTTGCCGGTTTCAGCTTTGGCGCCTGGATTGGGATGCAGCTTTTGATGCGCCGCCCTGAAATTCGCGGATTCCTGTCGGTCGCCCCGCCCGCCAACATGTATGATTTCAGCTTCCTCGCCCCCTGCCCCTCCTCGGGCATTTTGGTTGCGGGCGGAGCGGACGAGATTGTTCCGCCGGCGGCAGTGCAAAAGCTGGTCGACAAATTGCGCACGCAAAAGGGGATCACCATCCACCATGACGAGATTCCGCGCGCCAATCACTTTTTCGAAAATGAGCTCGACCAGTTGATGAAGAGCCTCGACAATTATCTCGACATGCGGCTTGCGCCCGACTCGCCAATCCGGTGA
- a CDS encoding chorismate mutase, with translation MSEPKMPEQCEAMAEVRAGVDQVDRELVALLVRRFGYMDAAARIKPDRASVRDEERKAEVLDNVAREAAAAGLEAERLRAVWNELVEQSIAYELARWDRTRG, from the coding sequence ATGTCTGAACCCAAAATGCCCGAACAGTGCGAAGCCATGGCGGAAGTGCGCGCGGGAGTGGACCAGGTCGACCGCGAACTGGTCGCGCTGCTCGTGCGCCGTTTTGGCTATATGGACGCCGCCGCGCGGATCAAGCCCGATCGCGCGAGCGTCCGCGACGAAGAGCGCAAGGCCGAAGTGCTGGATAATGTCGCGCGCGAAGCCGCGGCGGCGGGGCTGGAGGCCGAACGGTTGCGCGCGGTCTGGAATGAACTGGTCGAGCAGTCGATTGCGTATGAACTCGCGCGCTGGGATCGGACGCGCGGCTAG
- a CDS encoding agmatine deiminase family protein — translation MTLSMPAEWAPHEAVWIGFPHMAEEWSGHLEAARRDVAAFANAVHDGGRGEEVLLVVNDAAQADIAVKLVHPGVRILIQPLGDIWLRDTGPLIVGKGATRRARNFQFNWWGEKFVMPGDKEVGAALADESGLPVDDVDWVLEGGAIDVDGEGLGVTTEECLLNPNRNPTLTREDIEEGLRQSLGIERLLWLGHGLSGDHTDGHVDNLARFVGKGRLALPIPADKHDPNAEIYADAQKRAKAFGGIEIVDLPSPGAVEIDGELVAASYMNFYIGNSVIVVPTYGVANDGTAVDALGTFFPDRRAIGVPARGIIAGGGSFHCSSQQLPA, via the coding sequence ATGACCCTGTCCATGCCCGCTGAATGGGCACCACATGAAGCGGTGTGGATTGGTTTTCCCCATATGGCCGAGGAATGGTCGGGACATTTGGAGGCCGCGCGACGCGATGTCGCAGCTTTCGCCAATGCGGTTCATGATGGAGGGCGCGGCGAAGAGGTGCTTCTGGTGGTCAATGACGCAGCGCAGGCGGATATCGCCGTAAAGCTGGTCCATCCCGGCGTGCGCATTCTGATCCAGCCACTGGGCGACATATGGCTACGTGATACCGGCCCGCTGATCGTCGGGAAGGGCGCGACGCGGCGCGCGCGCAATTTCCAGTTCAACTGGTGGGGTGAGAAATTTGTCATGCCCGGCGACAAGGAGGTCGGGGCCGCACTGGCGGATGAATCCGGCTTGCCTGTAGACGATGTGGATTGGGTGCTGGAAGGCGGCGCTATTGATGTCGATGGTGAAGGCCTTGGCGTGACCACCGAGGAATGTTTGCTCAATCCCAACCGCAACCCGACGCTGACGCGCGAGGATATAGAGGAAGGCTTGCGCCAATCGCTGGGAATCGAACGGCTGTTGTGGCTGGGGCACGGCTTGAGCGGCGATCATACCGACGGCCATGTCGATAATCTGGCTCGTTTCGTGGGTAAGGGGCGATTGGCCCTTCCCATCCCCGCAGACAAGCACGACCCCAATGCCGAGATTTACGCTGATGCACAGAAAAGAGCCAAAGCTTTTGGCGGAATCGAGATTGTCGACCTGCCATCTCCCGGCGCGGTTGAAATCGATGGGGAGCTGGTCGCAGCCAGCTATATGAACTTCTATATCGGCAACAGCGTGATTGTTGTCCCTACATATGGCGTGGCCAACGATGGGACGGCGGTGGACGCGCTTGGGACCTTTTTTCCCGATCGCAGGGCCATTGGCGTTCCGGCGCGCGGGATCATCGCAGGCGGCGGCAGCTTTCATTGTTCGAGCCAGCAACTCCCGGCCTAG
- a CDS encoding RNA methyltransferase, translating into MEAAPPPVFVLVRPQLGENIGKAARAMLNFGLTEMRLVAPRDGWPNPDAGPAASGADIVLAQARVFDTLAEAVADCTHIYATTVRKRGVTKPVLTPERAAQAVHGTAGRSAYVFGPERSGLETDDVALAHSIVTVPINPEFGSLNLAQAVILLAYEWSKYIPGELASPPEVLLDPPAPHGEMEGLIDHFVRDLDAAGYFFPADRTQATLRTLRTMLTKTGWSYNDIRMMHGIVTTLGRPRKSARGETGSDSGGAQ; encoded by the coding sequence ATGGAGGCCGCCCCTCCTCCGGTCTTTGTGCTTGTTCGTCCCCAGTTGGGGGAGAATATTGGCAAGGCCGCGCGCGCCATGCTCAATTTCGGCCTGACCGAGATGCGCCTCGTTGCCCCCCGCGATGGCTGGCCCAACCCCGACGCCGGGCCTGCGGCCTCGGGCGCGGATATTGTGCTGGCCCAGGCCCGGGTGTTCGACACGCTGGCTGAAGCCGTCGCCGACTGCACGCATATTTATGCCACCACAGTCCGAAAACGCGGCGTTACCAAGCCCGTCCTGACGCCCGAAAGGGCGGCGCAGGCGGTCCATGGCACGGCTGGCCGCTCCGCTTATGTCTTCGGCCCCGAAAGGTCAGGGCTGGAAACCGATGATGTCGCTTTGGCGCACAGCATCGTCACCGTTCCCATCAACCCCGAATTTGGCTCGCTCAATCTGGCGCAAGCCGTCATTCTGCTCGCTTATGAATGGTCGAAATATATTCCCGGGGAATTGGCGAGCCCGCCGGAAGTTCTGCTCGACCCGCCCGCCCCGCATGGCGAGATGGAAGGGCTGATCGATCATTTTGTGCGTGACCTTGACGCGGCGGGATATTTCTTCCCTGCCGACCGCACGCAGGCCACCTTGCGGACCTTGCGAACCATGCTGACCAAGACCGGCTGGTCCTATAATGATATTCGCATGATGCATGGCATCGTCACCACGCTGGGGCGTCCGCGCAAATCGGCGCGCGGCGAAACAGGTAGCGACAGCGGCGGCGCGCAATAA
- a CDS encoding M28 family metallopeptidase, which yields MFRFPKTAAAIAALITVAACNADRDAADNIAASIPEVTIPEISLKTMQDVVGALASDAFEGRAPGTVGEEKTVALLIERFKAAGLEPGNNGSWTQDVPLVEITAENVSPLTFTGGKTPMSLNFGSEFVASSYRVQPEISVKDSDVVFVGYGINAPEKGWNDYSGLDVKGKTVVILVNDPDWQTAEAKGEFNGRAMTYYGRWTYKYEEAARQGAAAALIVHDTEPAAYGWNVVQSSWTGTQYLAASENNGADQTAANGWIQRDKAKQLFASAGLDFDKLSTDAKKKGFKPVPLSGVKASLSFKNKIARKQSKNVVGLLPGTQRPDEYVLYTAHWDHLGKCEPVDGDGICNGAIDNATGTAALVALAEANKKAGPADRSMVFLAVTAEESGLLGSKYYAENPVFPLSKTVGGVNMDALSGAGAAKDIVVIGRGKSELEAYLEKAVAMDKRVIVDEPSPEKGYYYRSDHFSLAKLGVPMIYFDGGQDLLEGGEAAGKAWADAYTEKRYHAPSDDMSAITSWDGMMADLRLYYAVGRMLAMTTAWPNWNEGDEFRKARDESRTAA from the coding sequence ATGTTTCGTTTCCCCAAAACCGCCGCAGCTATCGCGGCCCTGATAACTGTTGCGGCCTGCAACGCGGACCGTGACGCAGCCGACAATATTGCCGCGTCCATCCCCGAAGTCACCATTCCCGAAATTTCGCTCAAGACGATGCAGGACGTTGTCGGTGCACTCGCGTCGGACGCATTCGAAGGGCGCGCACCAGGGACGGTCGGGGAGGAGAAAACCGTTGCGTTGCTGATCGAGCGATTCAAGGCGGCGGGACTTGAGCCGGGCAATAATGGCAGCTGGACACAAGATGTCCCGCTGGTCGAAATTACCGCTGAAAATGTCTCTCCCTTGACGTTCACGGGAGGAAAGACGCCGATGTCGCTGAATTTTGGCAGCGAGTTTGTCGCAAGCAGCTACCGCGTCCAACCGGAAATTTCCGTCAAGGACAGCGATGTCGTCTTTGTCGGATATGGCATCAACGCGCCCGAGAAAGGGTGGAATGATTACTCCGGGCTGGACGTGAAGGGAAAGACCGTCGTCATCCTGGTTAATGACCCCGATTGGCAGACGGCTGAGGCCAAAGGCGAGTTTAATGGCCGGGCAATGACCTATTATGGCCGCTGGACCTATAAATATGAGGAGGCGGCGCGACAGGGAGCCGCCGCGGCGTTAATCGTGCATGACACCGAACCGGCTGCCTATGGGTGGAACGTCGTGCAGTCATCCTGGACGGGTACGCAATATCTGGCCGCTAGCGAAAATAATGGCGCCGATCAGACCGCCGCCAATGGGTGGATCCAACGCGACAAGGCGAAGCAGCTTTTTGCCAGTGCCGGGCTGGATTTTGACAAGCTGAGCACTGACGCAAAGAAAAAGGGATTCAAACCTGTCCCTTTGAGCGGCGTGAAAGCCTCGCTGTCGTTCAAGAACAAAATCGCACGCAAACAATCCAAAAATGTCGTCGGTCTGCTTCCCGGCACCCAGCGGCCCGACGAATATGTCCTTTACACAGCGCATTGGGACCATCTGGGCAAATGCGAGCCAGTTGACGGCGACGGCATTTGCAACGGTGCGATTGACAACGCTACCGGAACGGCCGCGCTTGTTGCGCTGGCGGAAGCCAATAAGAAGGCCGGTCCTGCTGACCGCAGCATGGTGTTCCTTGCGGTGACAGCCGAGGAATCGGGACTGCTCGGATCGAAATATTATGCCGAAAATCCGGTGTTTCCGCTGTCCAAGACGGTCGGCGGAGTCAATATGGATGCGCTGTCGGGCGCCGGGGCGGCCAAGGATATTGTCGTGATCGGTCGCGGCAAATCGGAACTGGAAGCCTATCTGGAAAAGGCAGTAGCGATGGACAAGCGCGTGATCGTCGATGAGCCGTCGCCGGAGAAGGGATATTATTATCGCTCTGACCATTTCAGTCTCGCCAAGCTCGGTGTGCCGATGATCTATTTCGATGGCGGGCAGGATTTGCTGGAAGGCGGTGAAGCGGCCGGAAAGGCTTGGGCCGACGCTTATACGGAAAAACGCTATCATGCGCCCTCCGATGACATGTCGGCGATCACGAGCTGGGACGGAATGATGGCCGACCTGCGTCTCTATTATGCGGTGGGCCGGATGCTGGCGATGACGACCGCCTGGCCCAATTGGAACGAGGGCGATGAATTCCGCAAGGCCCGGGACGAAAGCCGCACGGCCGCCTGA
- the rpiB gene encoding ribose 5-phosphate isomerase B, protein MRIAIASDHAALDLKPALADWLREQGHEVTDLGPDGPESVDYPDYGYALAQAVAEGRAERGVALCGSGIGISISVNRLPACRCALVSEPLSAKLAREHNDANVLAMGARLTGIDMAKACLDAFLSTDFAGDRHVRRVDKLSNPPQMETSR, encoded by the coding sequence ATGCGTATCGCCATTGCCTCCGACCACGCCGCCCTCGATCTCAAGCCAGCGCTTGCCGACTGGCTGCGCGAACAGGGGCATGAGGTGACCGACCTTGGCCCCGACGGACCCGAAAGCGTGGATTATCCCGATTATGGCTATGCCCTCGCGCAAGCCGTCGCCGAAGGCCGCGCCGAACGCGGCGTCGCCCTTTGCGGTTCGGGCATTGGCATCTCCATCTCGGTAAACCGCCTGCCCGCCTGTCGCTGCGCGCTGGTCAGCGAGCCCCTCTCGGCAAAGCTCGCCCGCGAACATAATGACGCCAATGTCCTTGCCATGGGCGCGCGCCTGACGGGCATCGACATGGCCAAGGCCTGCCTTGACGCCTTTCTTTCGACCGATTTCGCCGGCGACCGCCATGTCCGCCGCGTCGACAAGCTTTCCAACCCGCCCCAGATGGAGACCAGCCGATGA